Proteins found in one Litorihabitans aurantiacus genomic segment:
- a CDS encoding Rv3235 family protein, which translates to MSALPSHPDVAGEQLPAPSPVPLHPHRGPGLTPVVPIAAAPGRARANHADSVTDPTRWFGSFALAVVQVLAGGRPAQQLVRWVTTEIYGSVARRAGLHVRLHGRPTRPAHGRVLSARADTTRPGVVEVCAVVHDGRRVRAVAGRMELFRGRWRVVELQVG; encoded by the coding sequence ATGTCCGCACTTCCGTCGCACCCCGACGTCGCCGGTGAGCAGCTTCCCGCCCCCTCCCCGGTTCCCCTGCACCCGCACCGGGGGCCGGGTCTCACCCCCGTCGTGCCGATCGCCGCCGCACCGGGCCGCGCCCGCGCGAACCACGCCGACAGCGTCACGGATCCCACCCGCTGGTTCGGGTCGTTCGCACTCGCCGTCGTCCAGGTCCTGGCCGGCGGGCGGCCCGCCCAGCAGCTCGTGCGCTGGGTGACGACCGAGATCTACGGGTCCGTCGCACGCCGCGCCGGCCTGCACGTCAGGCTGCACGGCCGCCCCACCCGCCCGGCGCACGGCCGCGTGCTCTCGGCCCGGGCGGACACCACGCGACCCGGGGTCGTCGAGGTCTGCGCCGTCGTCCACGACGGTCGGCGCGTGCGCGCCGTCGCCGGCCGGATGGAGCTCTTCCGGGGGCGCTGGCGCGTCGTCGAGCTCCAGGTGGGATGA
- a CDS encoding LysM peptidoglycan-binding domain-containing protein → MTRDDRRSTHDHTAGRSTPGTRLLLSLAVAAGAATVGALLALTWDGEPGTVEELVVQGLRVVGVATSGWYLVAGLLAAVTLGLEGLGGGWRTGRTLVRRFGPRLVQRLVGASAVAGVSLAALVGPASAVPDDLTVGPVVAAPAATAPDPTSTDPVTPVHVPPVAVGGATPEISRPTAPVDRPAAVVPVDDPSPAPSLKGRVLADPGTPDDTTAPAPASAPTPASPAPAPAPPPAAGEEPPPATAIDGSAAEAMYTVVAGDSLWRIAQDWAGPDGPTGWQDWYDANRDVVGPDPDLIHPGAQLRAPAGATPAATASPETPTHD, encoded by the coding sequence ATGACACGCGACGACCGACGATCGACACACGATCACACCGCGGGCAGGAGCACGCCCGGCACCCGCCTGCTGCTGAGTCTCGCCGTGGCCGCGGGTGCCGCAACCGTGGGAGCCCTGCTCGCACTGACGTGGGACGGCGAGCCCGGCACGGTCGAGGAGCTCGTGGTGCAGGGCCTCCGCGTCGTGGGTGTCGCGACGAGCGGCTGGTACCTGGTGGCCGGTCTCCTCGCCGCCGTCACCCTCGGGCTCGAGGGTCTCGGCGGGGGCTGGCGCACGGGTCGGACGCTCGTGCGGCGCTTCGGCCCACGCCTCGTCCAGCGGCTCGTGGGAGCGAGCGCCGTCGCCGGCGTGTCGCTCGCCGCCCTCGTCGGTCCGGCGTCCGCGGTCCCCGACGACCTGACGGTCGGTCCGGTGGTCGCCGCACCGGCGGCCACGGCGCCGGACCCGACGTCGACGGATCCGGTCACCCCCGTCCACGTCCCGCCGGTCGCGGTCGGCGGCGCGACCCCCGAGATCTCGCGACCCACCGCCCCGGTGGACCGGCCGGCCGCAGTCGTCCCCGTCGACGACCCGTCACCCGCACCCTCGCTCAAGGGCCGCGTCCTCGCGGACCCCGGGACACCGGACGACACCACCGCTCCGGCTCCGGCTTCCGCTCCCACTCCGGCGAGCCCCGCGCCCGCACCGGCGCCGCCGCCGGCCGCGGGCGAGGAACCACCGCCGGCCACCGCGATCGACGGGAGCGCGGCCGAGGCGATGTACACGGTCGTCGCGGGCGACTCGCTCTGGCGGATCGCGCAGGACTGGGCCGGGCCGGACGGCCCCACCGGCTGGCAGGACTGGTACGACGCGAACCGCGACGTCGTCGGCCCCGACCCCGACCTCATCCACCCCGGAGCGCAGCTGCGGGCACCGGCGGGGGCCACCCCCGCCGCCACCGCGTCGCCCGAGACCCCGACCCACGACTAG
- a CDS encoding DUF2642 domain-containing protein, producing MRWHELFEDLESQADAAERADGELEGAELLEAEQGRIPLVDRLRAVVGRTVSVGTADEHVTGVLEDLAPAYLVVATAQRDVLVPAAAVRWVQGAGRSALEGAGAEARLTLAHVLRGVAERERVVRVVTTARVVVGEIDRVGPDHVDVVENGDAVSIPFAAISSVAL from the coding sequence ATGCGATGGCACGAGCTGTTCGAGGACCTGGAGTCCCAGGCCGACGCCGCCGAGCGTGCGGACGGCGAGCTCGAGGGCGCCGAGCTCCTGGAGGCGGAGCAGGGCCGCATCCCGCTCGTGGACCGGCTGCGCGCCGTCGTCGGGAGGACCGTGTCCGTGGGGACGGCCGACGAGCACGTGACGGGTGTGCTCGAGGACCTGGCGCCCGCCTACCTCGTGGTGGCGACGGCGCAGCGGGACGTGCTCGTGCCGGCGGCCGCCGTGCGGTGGGTGCAGGGTGCCGGGCGGTCGGCCCTCGAGGGGGCGGGTGCGGAGGCCCGGCTGACGCTGGCGCACGTGCTGCGCGGTGTCGCGGAGCGAGAACGGGTGGTGCGCGTGGTGACGACCGCTCGCGTGGTGGTCGGTGAGATCGACCGGGTGGGGCCCGACCACGTCGACGTGGTCGAGAACGGTGACGCCGTGAGCATCCCGTTCGCGGCGATCAGCTCAGTCGCGCTGTAG
- a CDS encoding helix-turn-helix domain-containing protein, whose product MPERMLTLADVAEILDITVPTARALVRQGEIQGFQVGGRGMWRVEAKELDAYVDREKAAAAARRTALQRD is encoded by the coding sequence ATGCCCGAACGGATGCTGACCCTGGCCGATGTCGCCGAGATCCTCGACATCACCGTCCCGACCGCGCGCGCCCTGGTCCGTCAGGGCGAGATCCAGGGCTTCCAGGTCGGCGGACGCGGGATGTGGCGCGTCGAGGCGAAGGAGCTCGACGCGTACGTCGACCGCGAGAAGGCGGCCGCAGCCGCGCGCCGGACGGCGCTACAGCGCGACTGA
- a CDS encoding DUF6912 family protein yields MRLYVPATLGDLARPELGPRPACAVTPALRAALPEEDEEGLELSAFLSATDLAVLRLADAPGEPRRRVVVALEVSDVAFAPVPADLADLAAVVGVVPAVPWACVVSLHLDEPEAADAVAAALADDDAFDALGEIDLLWFDPSERAHLVTGA; encoded by the coding sequence GTGCGCCTCTACGTCCCCGCCACCCTCGGCGACCTCGCCCGCCCCGAGCTCGGCCCGCGTCCGGCCTGCGCCGTCACCCCGGCGCTGCGCGCCGCGCTGCCGGAGGAGGACGAGGAGGGCCTCGAGCTGTCGGCCTTCCTGTCGGCGACCGACCTGGCCGTCCTGCGCCTGGCCGACGCCCCGGGTGAGCCCCGGCGTCGGGTCGTCGTCGCTCTCGAGGTCTCCGACGTCGCGTTCGCGCCGGTCCCCGCCGACCTGGCGGACCTCGCGGCCGTCGTCGGCGTCGTCCCGGCCGTGCCGTGGGCCTGCGTCGTCAGCCTGCACCTGGACGAGCCCGAGGCGGCGGACGCCGTCGCGGCGGCGCTGGCGGACGACGACGCGTTCGACGCCCTCGGTGAGATCGACCTGCTCTGGTTCGACCCGAGCGAGCGGGCCCACCTCGTCACCGGCGCCTGA
- the hisN gene encoding histidinol-phosphatase, with amino-acid sequence MTSDATAAGSDLADDLALALAIADALDAVTLPRFGALDLKVDAKPDTSPVSDADLAAERTARAIVAEQRPDDAVLGEEFGGTVAPTGRQWIIDPIDGTKNFVRGVPVWASLIGLAVDGEMRVGVVSAPALQRRWYAATGAGAHVVVAGAPARRLAVSGVADLDDASLSYASLDGWAQRGELERFTGVLARCWRTRGYGDFWSYMMVAEGSVDVAVEPELEVYDMAALVPIVTEAGGTFTSRAGRPGPWDGDALATNGVLHPQLLSALGR; translated from the coding sequence ATGACCAGTGACGCCACGGCCGCAGGCTCCGACCTCGCCGACGACCTCGCGCTCGCGCTCGCGATCGCCGACGCGCTCGACGCCGTCACGCTGCCCCGCTTCGGCGCCCTCGACCTGAAGGTGGACGCCAAGCCCGACACCTCCCCCGTGTCCGACGCCGACCTGGCCGCCGAGCGGACGGCGCGGGCGATCGTCGCGGAGCAGCGGCCGGACGACGCCGTGCTCGGCGAGGAGTTCGGCGGGACCGTCGCGCCGACGGGGCGGCAGTGGATCATCGACCCGATCGACGGCACCAAGAACTTCGTGCGCGGCGTCCCCGTCTGGGCGAGCCTCATCGGGTTGGCCGTGGACGGGGAGATGCGCGTCGGCGTCGTCAGCGCGCCGGCCCTGCAGCGGCGGTGGTACGCGGCGACCGGCGCCGGCGCGCACGTCGTGGTCGCCGGTGCGCCCGCGCGGCGCCTGGCCGTCTCCGGCGTCGCCGACCTCGACGACGCGTCGCTGTCGTACGCGAGCCTGGACGGCTGGGCCCAGCGCGGCGAGCTCGAGCGCTTCACCGGGGTGCTGGCGCGGTGCTGGCGCACGCGCGGGTACGGCGACTTCTGGTCCTACATGATGGTCGCCGAGGGCAGCGTCGACGTCGCGGTCGAACCCGAGCTCGAGGTGTACGACATGGCCGCCCTGGTCCCGATCGTGACCGAGGCGGGCGGGACGTTCACCTCGCGCGCGGGGCGCCCGGGCCCGTGGGACGGCGACGCGCTGGCGACGAACGGGGTGCTGCACCCGCAGCTGCTGTCGGCCCTGGGGCGCTGA
- the rsgA gene encoding ribosome small subunit-dependent GTPase A, producing the protein MRARDWDESDVRVRPGRRGSRPRTKQRPSHADAVAGLVTAVTRGRYDVLVGDRAVTAVAARELGRGGVVVGDEVAVVGDLTGRDGSLARIVRVQERRTLLRRSSEDVGGIERALVANADQLVVVTALADPEPRTRMVDRCLVAAFEAGMDALLCLTKADLADPAPFLEHYTPLDVPAVVTHRDAVDRSVILGAPEVAERLRGRTSVLVGHSGVGKSTLVNALVPTASRAVGHVNAVTGRGRHTSTTAVALALPDGGWVIDTPGVRSFGLGHVDDDDVVAAFADLAEVVTACPPRCTHLERAPGCALDAWLARPGSDAREAARVESLRRVLASRRPDPDAYPTSTP; encoded by the coding sequence GTGAGGGCGCGCGACTGGGACGAGTCCGACGTCCGGGTGCGACCCGGCCGCCGCGGGAGCCGTCCGCGCACCAAGCAGCGTCCCTCGCACGCCGACGCGGTTGCGGGTCTCGTGACGGCGGTGACGCGCGGACGCTACGACGTCCTCGTGGGTGACCGGGCGGTCACGGCCGTCGCCGCGCGCGAGCTGGGCCGTGGCGGTGTCGTCGTGGGCGACGAGGTCGCCGTCGTCGGTGACCTGACGGGTCGCGACGGGTCGCTCGCCCGCATCGTGCGGGTGCAGGAGCGGCGCACGCTGCTGCGCCGGTCCTCGGAGGACGTCGGCGGCATCGAGCGGGCGCTCGTCGCGAACGCCGACCAGCTCGTCGTCGTGACCGCGCTGGCCGACCCCGAACCCCGCACGCGCATGGTCGACCGCTGCCTCGTGGCCGCGTTCGAGGCCGGGATGGACGCGCTGCTGTGCCTGACCAAGGCGGACCTCGCCGACCCCGCGCCGTTCCTGGAGCACTACACCCCGCTCGACGTGCCCGCGGTCGTCACCCACCGCGACGCCGTCGACCGCAGCGTGATCCTCGGGGCGCCCGAGGTCGCGGAGCGCCTGCGGGGGCGCACCTCGGTGCTGGTCGGCCACTCCGGCGTCGGGAAGTCGACCCTCGTCAACGCCCTGGTCCCCACCGCCTCGCGCGCCGTCGGCCACGTGAACGCCGTCACCGGCCGCGGCCGGCACACCTCCACCACCGCGGTCGCGCTCGCGCTGCCCGACGGCGGATGGGTCATCGACACCCCCGGCGTGCGCTCGTTCGGCCTCGGGCACGTGGACGACGACGACGTCGTCGCCGCGTTCGCCGACCTCGCCGAGGTCGTCACCGCCTGCCCGCCGCGCTGCACGCACCTCGAGCGCGCCCCCGGGTGCGCGCTCGACGCGTGGCTCGCGCGCCCCGGCTCCGACGCGCGCGAGGCGGCGCGCGTGGAGTCGCTGCGCCGGGTCCTGGCCTCGCGCCGTCCCGACCCCGACGCCTACCCGACCTCGACCCCGTGA
- the aroA gene encoding 3-phosphoshikimate 1-carboxyvinyltransferase, which translates to MTAPSWAAPHATTPLDATVEVPGSKSLTNRYLLLAAIAAEPTHLVAPLHSRDSALMIEAIRALGAGVAVEPGGDVHVTPAATITGGGTIDVGLAGTVMRFVPPLAALADGDVHLDGDARARERPMAAVTRALGALGVAVTHDGEPTDAFPLTVHGTGGLEGGEIEIDASSSSQFVSALLLVAPRMRNGLTLTHVGDTLPSQPHIDMTLAVLRERGVEARELGHGRWRVEPGMVAGGRVVVEPDLSNAGPFLAAALAAGGTVRVPRWPATTTQPGDDLRDILTAMGARVVLDGDTLAVTGTGTLRGLDLDLSRAGELAPTLAALAVLADSPTRLRGIGHLRGHETDRLAALVTEITRLGGSAHELPDGLAIDPAPLHGAVVETYHDHRMATFGAVVGLAVAGVEVLDVATTAKTLPDFPGMWRRMLAPGGTPTA; encoded by the coding sequence GTGACCGCACCGTCCTGGGCAGCCCCGCACGCCACCACGCCGCTCGACGCGACCGTCGAGGTCCCGGGGTCGAAGTCGCTGACGAACCGCTACCTGCTCCTCGCCGCGATCGCGGCGGAGCCCACGCACCTCGTGGCACCGCTGCACTCACGTGACAGCGCGCTCATGATCGAGGCGATCCGTGCGCTGGGCGCGGGCGTCGCCGTCGAGCCCGGCGGCGACGTCCACGTCACCCCCGCCGCCACGATCACGGGCGGCGGGACGATCGACGTCGGTCTCGCGGGCACCGTCATGCGGTTCGTGCCCCCGCTCGCCGCCCTGGCCGACGGCGACGTCCACCTCGACGGCGACGCGCGTGCCCGCGAGCGCCCCATGGCGGCCGTGACACGCGCGCTCGGCGCCCTCGGCGTCGCCGTGACGCACGACGGCGAGCCCACCGACGCCTTCCCCCTCACCGTGCACGGCACCGGCGGCCTCGAGGGCGGCGAGATCGAGATCGACGCCTCGAGCTCGAGCCAGTTCGTCTCGGCGCTCCTGCTCGTCGCCCCGCGGATGCGGAACGGGCTCACCCTCACGCACGTCGGCGACACGCTGCCCAGCCAGCCGCACATCGACATGACGCTGGCGGTCCTGCGCGAGCGCGGTGTCGAGGCTCGCGAGCTCGGCCACGGGCGCTGGCGCGTCGAACCCGGAATGGTCGCCGGCGGGCGCGTCGTCGTCGAGCCGGACCTGTCCAACGCCGGACCGTTCCTGGCCGCGGCGCTCGCCGCCGGCGGGACGGTGCGCGTCCCGCGGTGGCCCGCCACCACCACGCAGCCGGGTGACGACCTGCGCGACATCCTGACGGCGATGGGCGCGCGCGTCGTCCTCGACGGGGACACCCTCGCCGTCACCGGGACGGGGACGCTGCGCGGCCTCGACCTCGACCTCTCCCGCGCCGGGGAGCTCGCGCCCACGCTGGCCGCGCTCGCCGTCCTGGCCGACTCCCCGACGCGGCTGCGCGGCATCGGTCACCTGCGGGGCCACGAGACCGACCGCCTGGCCGCCCTCGTCACCGAGATCACCCGCCTGGGCGGGTCCGCCCACGAGCTCCCGGACGGCCTCGCCATCGACCCGGCGCCCCTGCACGGCGCCGTCGTCGAGACCTACCACGACCACCGGATGGCGACCTTCGGCGCCGTCGTCGGGCTCGCCGTCGCGGGGGTCGAGGTGCTCGACGTCGCCACCACCGCCAAGACGCTGCCCGACTTCCCCGGCATGTGGCGCCGGATGCTCGCCCCCGGCGGGACGCCGACTGCGTGA
- a CDS encoding DoxX family protein, with translation MLIRRVARPLLASVFVADGWRALRHPAQEIEHLPGARKQLTVLAERAPVPLSADVVVRAAGATKIVAGVLLGLGVAPRAAATVLTVLHVPTLAAAHPFWETKGETRREHVAGLVRDGAVLGGLLLAAADTAGKPSLGWRLDAARTTTAKKATTHARHARRTAKVAKVAAKQAAARVPDKAKLALHEVTDRV, from the coding sequence ATGCTGATTCGTCGTGTGGCCCGACCCCTGCTGGCGTCCGTCTTCGTCGCCGACGGCTGGCGCGCGCTGCGCCACCCCGCGCAGGAGATCGAGCACCTCCCCGGGGCGCGCAAGCAGCTGACCGTGCTGGCCGAGCGGGCCCCCGTGCCGCTGAGCGCCGACGTCGTCGTCCGCGCCGCCGGCGCGACGAAGATCGTCGCCGGCGTGCTCCTGGGCCTCGGTGTCGCACCGCGCGCGGCGGCGACCGTCCTGACCGTCCTGCACGTGCCGACCCTCGCCGCGGCGCACCCCTTCTGGGAGACGAAGGGCGAGACGCGGCGCGAGCACGTCGCCGGCCTCGTGCGCGACGGCGCGGTCCTCGGCGGTCTGCTCCTGGCCGCGGCGGACACGGCCGGCAAGCCCTCGCTCGGCTGGCGCCTCGACGCCGCCCGCACGACCACGGCGAAGAAAGCCACGACGCACGCCAGGCACGCGCGCCGCACGGCCAAGGTGGCCAAGGTCGCCGCGAAGCAGGCCGCCGCGCGCGTCCCCGACAAGGCGAAGTTGGCCCTGCACGAGGTCACCGACCGCGTCTGA
- a CDS encoding sigma-70 family RNA polymerase sigma factor, with translation MRQTTDAPSTAATRAGAPAGSDGRALDVAAVGWWMMNASSHDPGSVPAANTDEPATNGPVAGGAPSAEVTRRPVVPDVAVEDAAEPDVRESETDAERTLRFETDALPHLDQLYSAAMRMTRNPADAEDLVQEAFAKAYGSFHQFRPGTNLKAWLYRILTNTYINSYRKKQREPLQSDADGVEDWEIARAASHTGTGLRSAEVEALDRLGDSVVRDALAQLSDDFRLVVYLADVEGFAYKEIAEIMGTPIGTVMSRLHRGRGQLRTLLADHARDLGMKVGS, from the coding sequence GTGAGACAGACGACCGACGCCCCCTCGACGGCGGCGACCCGTGCCGGTGCGCCGGCCGGATCGGACGGCCGCGCGCTCGACGTCGCCGCCGTAGGCTGGTGGATGATGAACGCCTCCTCGCACGACCCCGGCAGCGTCCCCGCCGCGAACACCGACGAGCCCGCGACCAACGGCCCCGTCGCCGGCGGTGCGCCGTCGGCCGAGGTCACGAGGCGGCCGGTCGTGCCCGACGTCGCCGTCGAGGACGCCGCCGAGCCGGACGTGCGCGAGAGCGAGACCGACGCGGAGCGCACGCTGCGTTTCGAGACGGATGCGCTGCCGCACCTCGACCAGCTCTACAGCGCCGCGATGCGGATGACGCGCAACCCCGCCGACGCCGAGGATCTCGTGCAGGAGGCGTTCGCGAAGGCGTACGGCTCGTTCCACCAGTTCCGCCCCGGCACGAATCTGAAGGCGTGGCTGTACCGCATCCTGACGAACACCTACATCAACTCCTACCGCAAGAAGCAGCGCGAGCCGCTGCAGTCGGACGCCGACGGCGTGGAGGACTGGGAGATCGCGCGCGCAGCCTCCCACACCGGGACCGGCCTGCGCTCGGCGGAGGTCGAGGCGCTGGACCGCCTCGGTGACTCGGTGGTGCGCGACGCCCTGGCCCAGCTCTCGGACGACTTCCGCCTCGTGGTCTACCTGGCCGACGTCGAGGGCTTCGCCTACAAGGAGATCGCCGAGATCATGGGCACCCCCATCGGCACGGTGATGTCTCGGCTGCACCGCGGTCGCGGTCAGCTGCGCACGCTGCTCGCCGACCACGCGCGCGACCTCGGGATGAAGGTGGGATCGTGA
- the rsrA gene encoding mycothiol system anti-sigma-R factor encodes MTWQPGRGPSEDPAISAQCREALDHLAELLDHAMAEPDAEVVRAHIETCEPCLEAADVEEHVRLLVRRACLSKAPDELRLRIVSQLTVRRIG; translated from the coding sequence GTGACTTGGCAGCCAGGACGAGGGCCGTCTGAAGACCCGGCGATCAGCGCCCAGTGCCGGGAGGCGCTGGACCACCTGGCCGAGCTCCTGGACCACGCGATGGCGGAGCCCGACGCCGAGGTCGTGCGGGCGCACATCGAGACGTGCGAGCCGTGCCTCGAGGCCGCCGACGTCGAGGAGCACGTCCGCCTGCTCGTGCGACGGGCGTGCCTGTCCAAGGCTCCCGACGAGCTCCGACTCCGGATCGTCAGCCAGCTCACGGTGCGCCGCATCGGCTGA
- a CDS encoding 50S ribosomal protein bL37, producing the protein MSKRGRKRKSRKGSAANHGKRPNA; encoded by the coding sequence ATGAGCAAGCGCGGACGCAAGCGCAAGTCTCGCAAGGGCAGCGCGGCCAACCACGGCAAGCGCCCCAACGCCTGA
- a CDS encoding MDR/zinc-dependent alcohol dehydrogenase-like family protein: MLGTDATGLLDDDSPVIVHGVVSDPLWRGDETLDPRRTLLSEKHPGTLAQEVWVPPGNTVPRHPDLDPVHAACLPTAYLTAYRLLFTAADLRPGQTVLIQGSGGGVATASILLARAAGLRVWVTARDEARGAAAVDLGAHAAFGSGERLPEQVDAVVETVGEATWAHSVRALRPGA, from the coding sequence GTGCTGGGCACCGACGCCACGGGGCTGCTCGACGACGACTCGCCGGTGATCGTGCACGGCGTCGTGTCGGACCCGCTCTGGCGCGGTGACGAGACGCTCGACCCCCGCCGCACCCTGCTGTCGGAGAAGCACCCCGGCACGCTCGCGCAGGAGGTCTGGGTGCCGCCGGGCAACACGGTCCCGCGTCACCCGGATCTCGATCCCGTGCACGCCGCGTGCCTGCCCACGGCCTACCTGACCGCCTACCGGCTGCTGTTCACGGCGGCCGACCTGCGGCCGGGTCAGACCGTGCTGATCCAGGGCAGTGGCGGCGGGGTGGCGACGGCGAGCATCCTGCTGGCCCGCGCCGCCGGGCTGCGCGTGTGGGTGACGGCGCGTGACGAGGCTCGCGGGGCGGCCGCCGTCGACCTCGGGGCCCACGCCGCCTTCGGCTCGGGCGAGCGTCTGCCGGAGCAGGTGGACGCCGTCGTCGAGACCGTCGGCGAGGCGACCTGGGCCCACTCGGTGCGCGCGCTGCGCCCGGGGGCGTGA
- a CDS encoding zinc-binding dehydrogenase — protein sequence MVGSTMGTRDELERLQRLLVTTGVRPLVDRVVDPAGVPDALRDLADGRVRGKVVVTGWSDRG from the coding sequence GTGGTCGGCTCGACCATGGGGACCCGTGACGAGCTCGAGCGGCTGCAGCGCCTGCTGGTGACGACCGGGGTGCGGCCGCTCGTGGACCGCGTCGTGGACCCGGCGGGCGTGCCCGACGCGCTGCGCGACCTCGCCGACGGTCGCGTGCGCGGCAAGGTCGTCGTGACCGGGTGGTCCGACCGAGGCTGA
- a CDS encoding GDSL-type esterase/lipase family protein, with product MVGVADLTQTVRRLFVVGDELVAGFGDPRALGWVGRVVARSSPQDLLVHTLAVAGETTTGLSARWESEVARRRGGGEASLVLALGAHDLVAGTSMARSRLNLANVLDKAEAMHLPVFVVGPPPRTDLPDQAQAALSAAFADVCHRRRVPYVETYQPLATHEQWSADLASTDGVHPAQAGHGLLAWLVLHHDWAGWIGTAVDEV from the coding sequence ATGGTGGGCGTGGCCGACCTGACCCAGACCGTGCGGCGCCTGTTCGTCGTCGGCGACGAGCTCGTGGCCGGATTCGGCGATCCCCGGGCCCTCGGATGGGTCGGACGGGTCGTGGCCCGGTCCTCGCCGCAGGACCTCCTCGTGCACACGCTCGCGGTGGCCGGCGAGACCACCACGGGGCTGAGCGCCCGGTGGGAGTCCGAGGTGGCGCGGCGTCGCGGCGGCGGCGAGGCCTCGCTCGTCCTGGCGCTCGGCGCCCACGACCTGGTGGCGGGGACCTCGATGGCCCGCAGCCGCCTCAACCTCGCCAACGTGCTCGACAAGGCGGAGGCGATGCACCTGCCGGTGTTCGTCGTCGGGCCGCCCCCGCGCACCGACCTGCCCGACCAGGCGCAGGCGGCGCTCTCGGCGGCCTTCGCGGACGTGTGCCACCGCCGGCGCGTGCCGTACGTCGAGACCTACCAGCCGCTGGCGACGCACGAGCAGTGGTCGGCGGACCTCGCCTCGACCGACGGCGTGCACCCCGCCCAGGCAGGGCACGGCCTGCTGGCGTGGCTCGTGCTGCACCACGACTGGGCCGGCTGGATCGGCACGGCCGTCGACGAGGTCTGA
- a CDS encoding YbjN domain-containing protein: MGFFTKPQDAASAGGLAPLTTDRIKATLDARGSQYGVDDDGDVGGYWDGHLFYFFLLGQSSEYLQVRGRWNRRVGIDQLDAVTRLVNTWNADKLWPKVYVRAEDDLVGVYAEHTVDYEHGVSDEQLDLHLACAIATSGQAFDQLDESYPSEAAAARAEFERE, encoded by the coding sequence GTGGGATTCTTCACCAAGCCGCAGGACGCCGCATCCGCCGGCGGACTGGCGCCGCTGACGACCGACCGCATCAAGGCGACGCTGGACGCGCGCGGGTCGCAGTACGGCGTGGACGACGACGGCGACGTCGGCGGCTACTGGGACGGTCACCTGTTCTACTTCTTCCTCCTGGGCCAGAGCTCCGAGTACCTGCAGGTCCGCGGTCGCTGGAACCGGCGCGTCGGCATCGACCAGCTGGACGCCGTCACGCGGCTGGTGAACACCTGGAACGCCGACAAGCTGTGGCCGAAGGTCTACGTGCGTGCCGAGGACGACCTCGTCGGCGTCTACGCCGAGCACACCGTGGACTACGAGCACGGCGTGAGCGACGAGCAGCTCGACCTCCACCTGGCGTGCGCGATCGCGACGTCGGGCCAGGCCTTCGACCAGCTGGACGAGTCCTACCCGAGCGAGGCCGCGGCGGCCAGGGCGGAGTTCGAGCGCGAGTGA